The Salvelinus namaycush isolate Seneca chromosome 8, SaNama_1.0, whole genome shotgun sequence genome has a segment encoding these proteins:
- the LOC120051745 gene encoding proteasome subunit alpha type-1-like — protein sequence MFRNQYDNDVTVWSPQGRIHQIEYAMEAVKQGSATVGLKSRTHAVLVALKRAQSELAAHQKKILHVDEHIGISIAGLTADARLLCNFMRQECLDSRFVFDRPLPVSRLVTLIGSKTQIPTQRYGRRPYGVGLLIAGYDDMGPHIFQTCPSANYFDCKAMSIGARSQSARTYLERNMNTFLDSNLNELIRHGLLGLRETLPAEQDLTIKNVSIGIVGKDMEFTIYDDDDVAPFLVGLEERPQRKVVQAADEPAADKPDEPMDI from the exons ATG TTCCGTAACCAGTACGACAATGACGTCACCGTATGGAGTCCTCAG GGGCGCATTCACCAGATCGAATATGCCATGGAGGCGGTGAAACAAGGTTCGGCTACAGTGGGGCTCAAGTCCAGAACCCATGCAGTCCTGGTTGCTCTCAAG AGAGCCCAGTCTGAGCTGGCTGCTCACCAGAAGAAGATCCTCCATGTTGATGAACACATTGGCATCTCTATTGCCGGGCTGACTGCAGATGCCAGGCTCCtctg TAACTTCATGAGGCAGGAATGCCTGGACTCCAGGTTTGTGTTTGACAGGCCTCTCCCAGTGTCGCGCCTCGTCACTCTCATTGGAAGCA AAACCCAAATCCCCACACAGAGATATGGAAGAAGACCCTATGGTGTGGGACTGCTTATCGCTGGCTACGAC GACATGGGGCCTCATATCTTCCAGACCTGCCCCTCTGCAAACTACTTCGACTGCAAAGCCATGTCCATTGGAGCCCGCTCCCAGTCTGCCCGCACATACCTAGAGAGAAACATGAACACCTTCCTGGACT CTAATCTGAATGAGCTGATCAGGCATGGTCTGCTTGGGCTCAGAGAAACACTCCCTGCTGAACAGGACCTCACGATTAAG AATGTCTCCATCGGTATTGTGGGGAAAGACATGGAGTTCACCATCTACGACGATGATGACGTGGCTCCTTTCCTCGTGGGTCTAGAGGAGAGGCCACAGAGAAAG GTCGTCCAGGCTGCAGATGAGCCTGCAGCAGACAAACCTGATGAGCCAATGGATATCTGA